TGATGACCACCGACCGCCGGGCGACCGCGGAGTTCTACGGCGGCCTGTTCGGCTGGGACTTCGAGGTCGGCGGGCCGGAGACCGGGCACTACACGATGGCGCTGGTGCGCGGGCTGCCCGTGGCCGGGTTCGGCGAGATGCCGTCGGACGTGATGTTCCCCGTGGTGTGGACGACCTACCTGGCCACCGACGACCTGGACGAGTCGCTGGACGTGCTGGGCGCCAACGGCGGCAAGGTGCTCGTGCCGGAGTTCGACACCGGCGGGCCGGGGCGCGGCGCGATCGCGGTGGACCCGTCCGGCGCGGCGTTCGGGCTGTGGGAGGCGGGCACGCACATCGGCGCGTACGTGGTGAACGAACCGGGCTCGGTGGTGTGGAACGAGCTGGCCACCCGGGACCCGTACGGCGCGGCGGAGTTCTACCAGCAGGTGTTCGGCGTCGGCCTGGACCCGCTGCCGGACTTCCCGTACACCCAGTTGCGGGTGGCCGGCAGGCCGGTGGCGGGCGTGTTCGGGATGGCCAACGAGATCCCGGCCGAGATCCCGCCGCACTGGATGACCTACTTCGCGGTGGCCGACGCCGACGCGGCGGCCGAGCGGGTGCGCGAGCTGGGCGGCGTCACGGTCGGCGACGTGGTCGAGTCGCGGTTCGGCCGGTTCACCACCGCGGGTGACCCGATGGGCGCGACGTTCCGGCTCATCCAAGCGCCGCCTTCCACCCCAGACTGACCACCAGCGCCACCACGACGGTGAGGAACACCCGGCGCACGAACGCCGACCCGCGCCGCACCGCCAGCCGCGCCCCGAACACCGCGCCCGTCACGTTGCACAGCGCGAGCACCAGGCCCAGGCCCCACAGCACCTTCCCGGCCGGGATGAAGTAGAGCAGCGCGCCCAGGTTCGTGGCGACGTTGACGACCTTGGCGGTGGCCGAGGCGCGCAGGAACGCGAACCCCGTCAGGCCGACGAGCAGGAACACCAGGAACGTGCCGGTGCCCGGTCCGGCCAGGCCGTCGTA
This genomic window from Saccharothrix sp. HUAS TT1 contains:
- a CDS encoding VOC family protein, whose translation is MSELNSPYAPGTPAWVDMMTTDRRATAEFYGGLFGWDFEVGGPETGHYTMALVRGLPVAGFGEMPSDVMFPVVWTTYLATDDLDESLDVLGANGGKVLVPEFDTGGPGRGAIAVDPSGAAFGLWEAGTHIGAYVVNEPGSVVWNELATRDPYGAAEFYQQVFGVGLDPLPDFPYTQLRVAGRPVAGVFGMANEIPAEIPPHWMTYFAVADADAAAERVRELGGVTVGDVVESRFGRFTTAGDPMGATFRLIQAPPSTPD